Proteins co-encoded in one Elusimicrobiota bacterium genomic window:
- the hisD gene encoding histidinol dehydrogenase, translating into MVSNKVEDSVRRIIERVKKDGDRAVMVYTRKFDGINVLPAKFRLTRKEITASVKLVSPEYLSALYKAVQNVWKYHLSQLRVGVVFKRKGVVIEQKFVPIEAVGLYVPGGLYSYPSTVLMTAIPAKVAGVDKVVMVSPSKKLTPEVIAAAYVCGVDEIYRIGGVQAIAALAYGTSTIPKVDKIVGPGNVFVAAAKKVVYGDVGIDMLAGPSEVVVYTDYADDKTVECIAYDLLAQAEHDPAARAVVIATNKKVGKKIATLIPKNNMRQVKIVYAGSINSAAGIINKFAPEHLLILSKSSGELVSKIRNAGAVFVGRYNTVAMGDYVAGPSHVLPTGGSARFDAGLSVDSFVKRIAIIKYEKPGFISDGKIAAVLAGIEGMRYHKKSVEVRFEE; encoded by the coding sequence ATGGTTAGTAATAAGGTTGAGGATAGTGTCAGGCGTATAATTGAGCGCGTAAAAAAGGATGGGGATCGCGCTGTGATGGTGTATACCCGTAAATTTGACGGGATAAATGTTTTACCTGCAAAGTTTAGGCTTACCCGTAAAGAAATTACGGCGAGTGTTAAGCTGGTATCCCCGGAGTATCTTAGTGCTTTGTACAAAGCAGTACAGAATGTTTGGAAGTATCATCTGTCTCAATTACGGGTAGGGGTGGTGTTTAAGCGTAAAGGCGTGGTTATTGAACAAAAGTTTGTGCCCATCGAGGCTGTCGGGTTATATGTTCCCGGCGGGTTGTATTCATACCCTTCAACGGTATTGATGACAGCTATCCCCGCAAAAGTTGCCGGGGTGGATAAGGTTGTTATGGTATCACCCTCAAAAAAACTTACTCCGGAAGTAATCGCTGCGGCGTATGTCTGCGGGGTGGATGAGATTTACCGTATCGGCGGGGTACAGGCAATTGCTGCGTTGGCATACGGGACTTCAACTATCCCGAAAGTTGATAAAATAGTTGGGCCGGGTAATGTTTTTGTTGCAGCTGCAAAAAAGGTTGTGTACGGTGATGTAGGGATTGATATGCTTGCAGGGCCAAGTGAGGTTGTGGTTTATACTGACTATGCTGATGATAAAACGGTTGAGTGTATTGCTTATGATCTTTTAGCTCAGGCTGAACATGATCCTGCTGCACGGGCGGTGGTAATTGCTACAAACAAAAAGGTGGGTAAGAAAATTGCTACGTTAATACCCAAAAATAATATGAGGCAGGTGAAGATAGTGTATGCCGGGAGTATTAACTCTGCGGCGGGGATAATTAATAAGTTTGCGCCGGAACATTTGTTGATATTATCAAAATCAAGCGGTGAGCTGGTATCAAAAATAAGGAATGCCGGGGCTGTGTTTGTAGGAAGGTATAATACTGTTGCAATGGGTGATTATGTTGCCGGGCCGTCACACGTACTTCCAACCGGCGGTTCCGCGCGGTTTGATGCAGGGTTGTCGGTTGACAGTTTTGTTAAACGCATAGCTATAATTAAATATGAAAAACCGGGGTTTATATCAGACGGTAAAATCGCGGCAGTACTTGCCGGGATCGAAGGGATGCGGTATCACAAAAAGTCGGTGGAAGTTAGGTTTGAAGAATAA
- a CDS encoding folylpolyglutamate synthase/dihydrofolate synthase family protein, translating to MANLKLNRQGSYESALKLLDSFGLYSMKFGLVRIRGALKELGNPERRFKAIHIAGSNGKGSVCAYVSNVLFHSGFNVGLYTSPHILDVRERVAYNNCVITKNEFAALVFKYYRHAKKWYLTYFEFLTLLAFVYYAEKQADFVVLETGLGGRLDATNVITPPLVAVITSISYEHTYLLGNTLSAIAKEKAGIIKRGGITVTGALPSDAAKVIKRIAKKLGNDLYIFDKDFGVVHGVVPGIKGDVQKINAAVAVKTINALEKYNIIIPQNIIKHGIESASIPGRFEEKVVGYRHKKIRFVFDISHNSDALGMLMQALEKFYKNKKKVIIFGVLKDKDIERIGDVLLKNNGVKYILCNLKTPRSADVNEVAKVLYRKGIRDIVISDNIEDAVYAAAGKCYVKNAVVVVTGSFYTVAEVKELVGI from the coding sequence ATGGCAAATCTTAAACTTAACCGCCAAGGAAGTTATGAGTCTGCTCTGAAGTTATTGGATAGTTTTGGGCTGTACTCAATGAAGTTCGGGTTGGTACGGATACGCGGAGCGCTGAAAGAGTTAGGAAATCCGGAACGCCGGTTTAAAGCCATTCATATCGCGGGGTCTAACGGTAAAGGTTCGGTCTGCGCGTATGTGAGTAACGTGCTTTTTCATTCAGGGTTTAACGTCGGGCTGTATACCTCTCCGCATATCTTAGATGTGCGTGAACGCGTAGCATATAATAATTGTGTTATCACAAAAAATGAGTTTGCTGCGTTGGTATTCAAATATTATCGTCATGCTAAAAAGTGGTATTTAACATATTTTGAATTTCTTACATTACTTGCGTTTGTGTACTACGCTGAAAAACAAGCGGATTTTGTTGTTCTGGAAACAGGGCTGGGGGGTAGGTTGGATGCTACAAATGTTATTACTCCACCGCTGGTGGCTGTTATCACAAGTATAAGTTATGAGCATACGTATCTTCTGGGTAATACATTATCCGCCATTGCAAAAGAAAAAGCTGGGATTATCAAACGCGGAGGTATTACCGTCACAGGTGCGTTGCCAAGTGATGCTGCGAAAGTAATTAAACGTATTGCAAAAAAACTTGGGAATGACTTGTATATTTTTGATAAGGATTTTGGGGTAGTTCACGGTGTGGTACCTGGGATTAAGGGTGATGTACAGAAGATTAATGCTGCGGTTGCGGTAAAAACTATTAATGCTTTGGAGAAGTATAATATTATTATACCGCAGAATATTATTAAACACGGGATTGAGTCAGCAAGTATACCCGGCAGGTTTGAAGAAAAGGTTGTGGGGTACCGGCATAAAAAGATTAGGTTTGTCTTCGATATAAGCCATAACAGTGATGCGTTGGGTATGTTAATGCAGGCTCTAGAAAAGTTTTATAAGAACAAAAAAAAGGTTATTATCTTCGGTGTATTGAAGGATAAGGATATTGAACGGATCGGGGATGTGCTCCTTAAGAACAACGGGGTTAAGTATATCCTCTGTAATCTTAAAACACCGCGGAGTGCCGATGTTAATGAGGTTGCAAAGGTGTTATACCGTAAAGGTATCCGCGATATTGTTATTTCGGATAATATAGAGGACGCGGTGTACGCTGCAGCGGGGAAGTGTTATGTCAAGAACGCAGTGGTGGTTGTTACCGGGTCGTTTTATACCGTAGCGGAAGTTAAAGAGTTAGTAGGGATATGA
- the trpB gene encoding tryptophan synthase subunit beta, which yields MLPNSKGYYGLFGGMFMPETLVASVAALGVEYHKLKPGRRFWDEVREYNKTYAGRATPLYHAKRLSALVGVKVYLKREDLAHTGSHKINNTLGQILLARKLGKKRIIAETGAGQHGVATATAAALFGLECVVYMGSTDVVRQSVNVERMKILGTEVRAVISGTQTLKDAINEALRDWVTNVRSTYYLIGSAIGPHPYPLIVRDFQSVIGNEVKSQIQDAEGRLPDYLLACVGGGSNSIGLFSPFYNDRKVKMVGVEAAGKGLHTGMHSASLTQGKAGVLHGTKTLILQDKDGQIAPAHSIAAGLDYPGVGPEHAFYKASGRAEYVSITDDEAVEAFKLLSRMEGIIPALESSHAVAQLMKMKKRFKPKDIVVVCVSGRGDKDIEVVMNYKARK from the coding sequence ATGCTGCCAAATAGTAAAGGATACTATGGCCTGTTCGGCGGGATGTTTATGCCGGAAACGTTAGTGGCATCAGTCGCGGCGTTAGGGGTGGAGTATCATAAGTTAAAGCCAGGCCGCAGGTTTTGGGATGAAGTACGGGAGTATAACAAAACCTATGCCGGGCGTGCGACACCGTTGTATCACGCGAAAAGATTATCCGCGTTGGTTGGGGTTAAAGTTTACCTTAAACGCGAAGACCTCGCGCATACGGGGAGTCATAAGATTAATAATACGCTTGGGCAGATCTTACTCGCACGTAAACTCGGGAAAAAACGTATTATCGCGGAGACCGGTGCGGGACAACACGGGGTTGCTACCGCAACTGCTGCTGCGTTATTTGGGTTGGAATGCGTAGTGTATATGGGCTCAACAGATGTTGTACGGCAGAGTGTTAATGTTGAACGTATGAAGATCTTAGGTACCGAAGTTCGGGCAGTAATAAGCGGGACACAAACACTTAAGGATGCGATTAATGAAGCTCTACGTGACTGGGTGACAAATGTAAGGTCAACTTATTATCTTATAGGTTCTGCTATAGGGCCGCATCCGTATCCGTTGATCGTACGTGATTTCCAGTCGGTTATCGGGAATGAGGTTAAGTCGCAAATACAGGATGCTGAAGGCAGGTTGCCGGATTATCTTCTTGCCTGTGTTGGCGGAGGGTCAAATTCTATTGGTTTATTCTCACCGTTCTATAATGACCGTAAAGTAAAAATGGTGGGGGTCGAAGCTGCGGGGAAGGGGTTACACACCGGGATGCATTCCGCGAGTTTAACGCAAGGGAAGGCCGGTGTCCTGCATGGAACTAAGACGCTGATCTTGCAGGATAAGGATGGGCAGATCGCACCCGCGCATTCAATCGCAGCGGGGTTGGACTATCCGGGGGTCGGGCCTGAACATGCGTTTTATAAAGCTTCAGGGCGTGCGGAGTATGTGTCAATAACAGATGATGAGGCGGTGGAAGCGTTTAAGTTGTTGTCACGTATGGAAGGCATTATCCCTGCGTTAGAGTCTTCACACGCAGTCGCACAGTTGATGAAGATGAAAAAAAGGTTTAAGCCTAAAGATATCGTTGTGGTGTGTGTCTCCGGAAGAGGGGATAAGGATATTGAGGTTGTGATGAATTATAAGGCACGGAAATAA
- a CDS encoding GDP-mannose 4,6-dehydratase produces MRILITGVTGFAGSHLLDLLVKQKKVEIHGTYRWRSKLEKIQHNLDKIELHECDLRDMSSVRRTLNSVKPDIMFHLAAQTFVPMSWDAPVDTYETNVLAQVNIMEYYREAKDTCRLIVPISSEIYGQVYRKELPVRETNTLRPLSPYSVSKAAQDMVCYQYFRSHKVDSVRIRAFNHDGPRRDDVFVWSNFAKQIAVIEKGLKPPVIRVGNLDPERDYVDVRDMVRAYWLASQKCPPGEVYNVCTGKAKRIGEYLEQLVSNSKIKLKVVVDKQRFRPTDTPVMVGDYSKFKKATGWVPEIEFRQTLKDLLNYWRERV; encoded by the coding sequence ATGAGAATACTTATTACCGGTGTGACGGGTTTTGCAGGGAGTCATTTACTTGATCTTTTAGTGAAACAAAAAAAGGTTGAGATCCACGGGACGTACCGCTGGAGGTCGAAGCTTGAGAAGATTCAGCATAATCTTGATAAAATTGAACTCCACGAATGTGACCTGCGGGATATGTCGTCCGTACGCAGGACATTGAATTCCGTAAAGCCGGATATTATGTTTCATCTCGCAGCGCAAACGTTTGTCCCAATGTCATGGGATGCGCCGGTGGATACTTACGAAACTAATGTCCTTGCGCAGGTTAATATTATGGAATATTACCGTGAGGCAAAAGATACCTGCCGTTTAATTGTTCCGATATCGTCGGAAATATACGGGCAGGTTTACCGTAAAGAGTTGCCGGTGAGGGAAACTAATACTTTACGCCCTCTATCTCCGTATTCCGTTTCAAAAGCTGCACAGGATATGGTGTGTTACCAGTATTTTAGGTCGCATAAGGTTGATAGCGTGCGTATCCGCGCGTTTAATCATGATGGCCCGCGTCGTGATGATGTGTTTGTATGGTCAAATTTTGCGAAACAAATTGCGGTGATTGAAAAGGGATTAAAACCGCCGGTGATAAGAGTCGGGAACCTTGACCCGGAACGGGATTACGTCGATGTGCGTGATATGGTTCGCGCGTACTGGCTGGCATCACAAAAATGCCCTCCTGGTGAGGTTTATAATGTGTGTACCGGTAAGGCAAAAAGAATCGGGGAGTACCTCGAACAACTGGTGAGTAATTCTAAAATCAAACTAAAAGTTGTTGTGGATAAACAGCGTTTTCGCCCGACGGATACACCGGTTATGGTAGGGGATTATTCTAAGTTCAAAAAAGCAACCGGGTGGGTGCCTGAGATTGAGTTCAGGCAAACGTTGAAGGATTTACTTAATTACTGGCGGGAAAGGGTGTAA
- the accD gene encoding acetyl-CoA carboxylase, carboxyltransferase subunit beta: protein MLKIKTENPENKEKVVVQTPAGSIADNTQPVVPVQQQPPQQQGKGMPDGLWVKCKKCEEIIYNKELEDNLKVCPKCGYYFRMKAHERIKMLADEGTFKEYDPDIMPVDILNFLSYPEKKPYADKLKSEQKKTGLNEAVVTGECELSGVKVGIGVLDFYFQGGSMGSVMGEKIARLVEKSILKKMPVVIVSASGGARMQEGILSLMQMAKTSAAIGNLSRHKLPYISVMVDPTSGGVTASFAMLGDVNIGEPGAFIGFAGPVVIEQTIRQKLPPGFQSAEFSLEHGLVDIIIPRKELKAALHRLLGYMLAKPVAKQ from the coding sequence ATGCTGAAAATTAAGACTGAGAATCCTGAGAATAAAGAAAAAGTGGTGGTACAAACCCCGGCGGGTAGTATTGCTGATAATACTCAGCCAGTAGTGCCGGTGCAGCAGCAACCGCCGCAACAGCAGGGTAAGGGTATGCCCGACGGGTTGTGGGTTAAGTGTAAGAAGTGTGAAGAGATAATTTATAATAAGGAACTTGAGGATAATCTTAAGGTATGCCCTAAATGCGGGTATTATTTCAGGATGAAGGCTCATGAACGTATCAAAATGCTTGCTGATGAGGGAACTTTTAAGGAGTATGATCCGGATATCATGCCGGTTGATATCCTGAACTTTTTGTCGTATCCCGAAAAAAAGCCGTATGCTGATAAATTGAAGTCAGAACAAAAAAAAACTGGGCTTAATGAAGCGGTAGTAACCGGGGAATGTGAACTCAGCGGGGTTAAAGTAGGGATCGGGGTTCTGGATTTTTATTTCCAGGGCGGTAGTATGGGTAGTGTTATGGGTGAAAAAATAGCTAGGCTCGTTGAAAAATCTATCCTCAAAAAAATGCCGGTGGTCATTGTATCCGCATCAGGCGGGGCAAGGATGCAGGAAGGTATTTTGTCGTTAATGCAGATGGCAAAAACGTCAGCTGCAATCGGGAATTTGTCGCGTCATAAACTGCCGTATATTTCTGTGATGGTTGACCCTACCTCGGGTGGGGTGACTGCATCGTTTGCAATGCTTGGAGATGTTAATATAGGCGAGCCCGGGGCATTTATTGGTTTTGCAGGGCCTGTGGTTATTGAGCAGACAATACGGCAGAAATTGCCGCCGGGGTTCCAGAGCGCTGAATTTTCACTTGAGCATGGGTTGGTGGATATTATTATTCCCAGAAAAGAACTTAAGGCTGCATTGCACAGGCTGTTGGGATATATGCTGGCTAAGCCGGTAGCGAAACAGTAA
- a CDS encoding glucose-1-phosphate thymidylyltransferase, protein MKGLILSGGKGTRLRPITHTNAKQLIPIANKPILFYGIETLRDAGIIDIGIVVGDTAKEIQAAVGDGSKFGVHVTYIPQEAPLGLAHAVLISEKFIGDNKFVMYLGDNLIKEGIHGLVKKFVSVPPSGAQILLAHVPNPRQFGVAKLEGEKVVELIEKPEIPPSDLALVGVYMFTPKIFEAVKNIVPSKRNELEITDAIQYLIDHKFDVIPHIISGWWKDTGKLDDLLEANCLILNSVTSDIKGEVSGDTKITGNVVIEKGAKVLGSTLCGPLVIGTGSVIKNSYIGPDTSIYFSVNIESSEIERSIVLENSKIVNIHKLVDSLIGQNVELIKQMNASSNYRIMVGDSSKMELV, encoded by the coding sequence ATGAAAGGGTTGATACTCAGCGGAGGGAAAGGTACGCGGTTGCGGCCTATCACTCATACTAATGCTAAGCAATTGATTCCTATCGCGAATAAGCCCATACTGTTTTATGGGATTGAAACTCTGAGGGATGCAGGGATTATTGATATCGGTATAGTGGTGGGTGATACTGCAAAAGAAATTCAGGCGGCTGTCGGGGATGGGAGTAAGTTCGGTGTACATGTGACGTATATCCCGCAGGAAGCGCCATTAGGGTTGGCGCATGCTGTGCTTATTTCAGAAAAGTTTATCGGGGATAATAAGTTTGTTATGTACCTCGGGGATAATCTTATTAAAGAAGGTATCCATGGGTTGGTAAAAAAGTTTGTTAGTGTCCCGCCTTCCGGTGCGCAGATATTGCTCGCTCATGTGCCAAACCCGAGGCAGTTCGGGGTGGCGAAGCTTGAGGGTGAGAAAGTTGTTGAATTAATAGAAAAACCTGAGATCCCGCCGTCTGACCTTGCATTGGTTGGGGTGTATATGTTTACTCCAAAAATATTTGAAGCGGTGAAGAATATTGTACCGTCAAAACGTAATGAGTTGGAGATCACGGATGCTATTCAGTATCTTATTGACCATAAATTTGATGTTATACCGCATATTATCTCCGGGTGGTGGAAAGATACTGGTAAACTTGATGATTTGCTGGAAGCTAATTGTTTAATATTGAACTCAGTTACGAGTGATATTAAAGGCGAGGTTAGCGGTGATACAAAGATTACGGGTAATGTTGTTATTGAAAAAGGGGCGAAGGTTTTGGGGTCAACATTATGCGGGCCGTTGGTTATCGGCACGGGGAGTGTTATCAAAAATTCGTATATCGGGCCGGATACATCAATTTATTTTTCGGTTAACATAGAATCCAGCGAAATTGAACGCTCAATTGTATTAGAAAATTCTAAGATCGTTAATATCCATAAGCTTGTTGATAGTTTAATCGGGCAAAATGTGGAACTCATAAAACAAATGAATGCTTCTTCCAATTACCGTATTATGGTTGGGGATTCCAGTAAGATGGAGCTTGTATGA
- a CDS encoding dTDP-4-dehydrorhamnose 3,5-epimerase family protein: MKMIIRDSILIDLVVHKDPRGQLFEIMRSDARYFHGFGQAYVTACNPGYVKAWHYHKKQWDNFCVVNGKMRVVLYDNRETSKSCGKVQVIDLSSSKPQLLIIPPKVVHGFACISKKACYVLNMPTKLYNYKTPDEFRIPLASETVPYRLWRKCKGW, from the coding sequence ATGAAAATGATTATCCGGGATTCAATACTTATTGACTTGGTTGTGCATAAAGATCCCCGCGGGCAGTTATTCGAAATTATGCGGAGTGATGCCAGGTATTTTCACGGGTTTGGCCAGGCGTATGTCACTGCGTGTAATCCCGGGTATGTGAAAGCATGGCATTACCACAAAAAACAGTGGGATAATTTTTGTGTGGTAAACGGTAAGATGAGAGTTGTGTTATACGACAACCGTGAAACATCTAAGTCCTGCGGGAAAGTGCAGGTTATTGATTTGTCTTCTTCAAAACCGCAGCTTCTGATTATCCCGCCGAAGGTTGTGCATGGGTTTGCGTGTATCAGCAAAAAAGCTTGTTATGTGCTTAATATGCCGACAAAACTGTATAATTACAAAACACCGGATGAGTTCAGGATTCCATTGGCATCTGAAACTGTGCCTTACAGGTTATGGAGGAAGTGTAAGGGATGGTAA
- the trpA gene encoding tryptophan synthase subunit alpha yields the protein MNNRLENKFKALRKSGRKALVIYVTVGNPGVSATERIVKTLSSSGADIIELGMPFSDPIADGPVIQASSFKALEHGVDYAKFLALVKRLRRQIDTPLVVMTYYNVLFHRGKELFHELSSAGVDGLIVPDLPLEENRGFSVQAARCGLAFIQMVTPTTPEKRAKDICRKSRGFVYVVTLTGVTGAKNGLPAELLGNLQKLRKCTDKPLCIGFGISKPEHVLSVKKYIDGVIIGSAVIKIINKYGDTRKLYPALSRYINKMKAVL from the coding sequence ATGAATAATAGGCTGGAGAATAAGTTTAAGGCTCTCAGGAAATCCGGGCGGAAGGCGTTGGTGATATACGTTACCGTAGGAAATCCCGGAGTTTCTGCAACGGAACGTATTGTAAAAACACTGTCTTCCTCCGGTGCGGATATCATTGAACTCGGGATGCCGTTCTCAGACCCCATCGCTGATGGCCCGGTGATTCAGGCGTCGTCGTTTAAGGCGTTGGAACACGGGGTGGATTACGCAAAGTTTTTGGCGTTAGTGAAACGGTTACGCCGGCAAATTGATACTCCGCTGGTGGTGATGACTTATTATAACGTATTGTTCCATCGCGGGAAAGAGTTGTTCCATGAACTTTCATCCGCGGGGGTTGACGGTCTTATTGTTCCTGATCTGCCGTTAGAGGAAAACCGCGGGTTTTCTGTTCAGGCAGCTAGGTGCGGGTTGGCGTTTATTCAGATGGTAACCCCGACTACACCGGAGAAACGTGCGAAGGATATCTGCAGAAAAAGCAGGGGGTTTGTCTATGTTGTTACCCTCACAGGTGTTACCGGCGCGAAGAATGGCTTACCTGCGGAATTACTGGGGAATCTACAAAAATTAAGAAAGTGTACGGATAAGCCGTTGTGTATAGGGTTTGGGATTTCGAAGCCGGAACATGTTTTATCCGTCAAGAAGTATATCGACGGAGTGATTATCGGCAGTGCGGTGATTAAGATTATTAATAAGTATGGTGATACCCGAAAACTATATCCTGCATTGTCGCGGTATATCAATAAGATGAAGGCTGTGTTATAG
- the hisB gene encoding imidazoleglycerol-phosphate dehydratase HisB, with amino-acid sequence MSLKRIGKVERKTKETRISAVVELDNVSPLAGRISTSVPFIDHMLTLMSVHGKIGLTIKARGDTDVDNHHIVEDIGIVMGQAFKLALGDKRGITRYGTAVVPMDEALGMVCLDISNRPFIVWDVEFKKNKAAGFDFDLVEEYFRAFAVNSGITLHAKLFYGKNNHHMSEALFKALGRALNTAVSVDPKIKGIPSTKGKL; translated from the coding sequence ATGTCACTAAAACGTATCGGTAAAGTGGAACGCAAAACTAAAGAAACACGGATTTCCGCGGTGGTGGAGCTGGATAATGTTTCACCTTTGGCGGGGAGGATATCCACGTCTGTCCCTTTTATTGACCATATGCTTACGCTGATGTCGGTGCACGGGAAGATCGGGTTAACTATAAAAGCTAGAGGGGATACTGATGTTGATAATCATCATATTGTTGAAGATATAGGTATTGTTATGGGGCAGGCTTTTAAACTCGCGCTTGGGGATAAACGCGGGATAACACGGTACGGTACGGCGGTTGTTCCTATGGATGAAGCGCTGGGGATGGTATGCCTTGATATTTCAAACCGCCCGTTTATTGTGTGGGATGTTGAGTTTAAAAAAAATAAGGCTGCGGGGTTTGATTTTGATTTAGTGGAAGAATATTTCCGTGCGTTCGCGGTTAACTCCGGGATTACGTTGCACGCGAAATTGTTTTACGGGAAAAATAATCATCATATGTCAGAAGCGTTGTTTAAGGCGTTAGGGCGAGCGCTTAATACCGCGGTTAGTGTTGATCCAAAAATTAAGGGTATTCCATCGACAAAAGGAAAATTATAA
- the rfbD gene encoding dTDP-4-dehydrorhamnose reductase — translation MKILITGINGMLGYALYRVFSVQNGYHLYGLDTKEQGSAYELQGYARVDITNAENVYGAVTKINPDIVIHTAAYTDVDKAETEPDLVHKINALGTRNVALACQRFDAAMVYFSTDYVFDGKLEKYQEYSVPHPLNVYGESKLQGEHYIRGLLSKFYIVRTSWLFGSNGKSFVGTILSKAVNSKSIEVVDDQTGSPTYTVHLASAVAELVGRQNPGLYGIWHITNTGSCTWYQLAEYAVKLKGINCAVMPITTKKLNRPAVRPRVSVLENRCWRVEGFKPLPSWQDGVIDYIGEVGIDE, via the coding sequence ATGAAAATATTGATTACCGGGATAAATGGTATGCTGGGGTATGCGTTGTACCGCGTATTTTCTGTACAAAACGGGTATCATCTTTATGGGTTGGATACAAAAGAGCAGGGAAGCGCGTATGAACTTCAAGGGTATGCCCGCGTGGATATTACCAATGCGGAGAATGTGTATGGCGCAGTGACAAAAATTAATCCTGATATCGTAATCCATACAGCAGCGTATACGGATGTTGATAAAGCTGAAACTGAACCTGATCTTGTACACAAGATTAATGCGTTGGGGACACGGAATGTTGCGCTGGCATGCCAGAGGTTTGATGCTGCAATGGTATATTTTAGTACGGATTATGTGTTTGACGGGAAGTTAGAGAAGTATCAGGAGTATTCAGTACCGCATCCGTTGAACGTTTATGGTGAAAGTAAACTCCAGGGTGAACACTATATCCGCGGGTTGCTGAGTAAGTTCTATATCGTTCGTACATCGTGGTTGTTCGGGTCAAACGGAAAAAGTTTTGTGGGGACTATACTCTCAAAAGCGGTTAATAGTAAGAGTATTGAAGTTGTGGATGATCAAACCGGGTCACCTACTTATACTGTGCATTTAGCGTCAGCGGTTGCGGAGTTGGTTGGACGCCAGAATCCGGGATTATACGGTATATGGCATATAACAAATACCGGCTCCTGTACGTGGTATCAACTTGCGGAGTATGCGGTTAAATTAAAAGGTATAAACTGCGCTGTAATGCCAATAACGACGAAGAAGCTTAACCGCCCGGCGGTGCGCCCAAGAGTTTCTGTACTAGAAAACCGCTGTTGGCGGGTTGAAGGGTTTAAGCCTCTGCCTTCATGGCAGGATGGGGTAATTGATTATATCGGGGAGGTAGGTATAGATGAGTAA
- the rfbB gene encoding dTDP-glucose 4,6-dehydratase, which produces MQSILVTGGAGFIGSNFVRYILNKYAGYKIINLDKLTYAGNRNNLADVMDNPNHEFVKGDICNAALVTQLAERVDAIINFAAETHVDRAIMSPGVFIKTDMAGTHTLLQASRKFKHKKFVQISTDEVYGSTAQGKFTEESKVAPSNPYSASKAAGDLLVLSYFKTYGMPVCVTRSSNNFGPYQHPEKFVPLFITNALQDKELPLYGDGKNVRDWLYVEDNCAAIDAVFHSGINGEIYNIAGGNEVSNKELAGKIVSTLGKPMKLIRYVKDRPGHDKRYAVETKKITEQLGWRPEHTFLSALIYTIKWYQENSVWWEKKRNRNFLEFYSKQYGDK; this is translated from the coding sequence ATGCAAAGTATTTTAGTTACCGGCGGGGCAGGGTTTATCGGGTCAAATTTTGTGAGGTATATCCTGAACAAGTATGCCGGTTACAAAATTATTAACCTTGATAAACTGACTTATGCGGGTAACCGTAATAACCTGGCGGATGTTATGGATAATCCTAACCACGAGTTTGTGAAGGGTGATATCTGTAACGCCGCGCTTGTAACGCAACTGGCGGAGAGGGTTGATGCTATCATAAACTTTGCAGCTGAAACTCATGTTGACCGCGCGATTATGTCACCCGGGGTGTTTATTAAGACAGATATGGCTGGGACGCATACATTGCTTCAGGCAAGCCGTAAGTTTAAGCATAAAAAGTTTGTGCAGATTTCAACGGACGAGGTTTATGGTTCAACCGCACAGGGTAAGTTTACCGAGGAGAGTAAGGTAGCGCCTTCAAATCCGTATTCCGCATCAAAAGCTGCGGGTGACCTTCTGGTGTTGTCATACTTCAAAACTTATGGTATGCCGGTGTGTGTTACGCGTTCATCCAATAATTTTGGGCCGTACCAGCATCCTGAAAAGTTTGTGCCTTTATTTATTACTAACGCTCTGCAGGATAAGGAGTTGCCTCTATACGGTGACGGTAAAAATGTTAGGGATTGGTTGTACGTAGAAGATAACTGTGCAGCGATTGACGCGGTGTTTCATTCCGGGATAAACGGTGAAATTTACAATATCGCCGGGGGGAATGAGGTGTCAAACAAAGAACTTGCTGGGAAGATTGTTTCTACCCTGGGGAAGCCAATGAAGCTTATCCGGTACGTAAAAGACCGGCCTGGGCATGATAAACGGTATGCGGTTGAGACAAAAAAGATTACTGAACAACTTGGGTGGAGGCCGGAACATACGTTTTTGTCGGCTCTAATATACACAATTAAGTGGTACCAGGAAAATTCTGTGTGGTGGGAGAAAAAACGTAACCGCAATTTCCTGGAATTTTATAGTAAACAGTACGGGGATAAGTGA